Proteins from one Gibbsiella quercinecans genomic window:
- a CDS encoding ABC transporter ATP-binding protein — MSSIRLRNVTKRFDNTVTLHNVDLYIENGEFAVFVGPSGCGKSTLLRMIAGLEEVSGGEVLIGDEVMNDVAPAHRGVAMVFQSYALYPHMTVAENMGYGLKVNKVPKEEIRHQVEMVAKTLQLSQLLDRKPKQLSGGQRQRVAIGRAIVRNPRVFMFDEPLSNLDAELRVEMRLHIAKLHQEMKTTMVYVTHDQVEAMTLADKIVVMNYGQVEQMGSPMSLYYNPINKFVAGFIGSPKMNLLPATVTAWQPGELSVSLAQDHTVTLAIDTTPLKAGEDITLGIRPEHLSTEATTGPGMEFQCEVVERLGNNTYLFGQCYGHDNVKVLLPGDVRFRPWQKINVAFAARHCMIFDKHGVRISADIPLPDEH, encoded by the coding sequence ATGTCCAGCATACGACTGAGAAATGTCACTAAGCGGTTTGACAATACGGTAACGCTACATAACGTTGATCTTTATATTGAAAATGGCGAATTTGCGGTATTTGTCGGCCCATCGGGCTGCGGTAAATCTACGCTGCTGCGGATGATTGCCGGATTGGAAGAGGTCAGTGGTGGTGAAGTATTGATTGGCGATGAAGTGATGAACGATGTCGCTCCGGCGCACCGTGGGGTAGCTATGGTGTTTCAATCCTATGCGCTGTACCCGCATATGACGGTGGCAGAAAACATGGGCTATGGGTTGAAGGTGAATAAAGTCCCCAAAGAAGAAATACGCCACCAGGTTGAAATGGTGGCTAAAACCTTGCAACTGTCGCAGTTGCTGGACAGAAAACCGAAGCAGCTTTCCGGCGGCCAGCGGCAACGCGTCGCTATTGGGCGCGCGATTGTGCGCAATCCCCGCGTATTTATGTTTGATGAACCGCTATCCAATCTGGATGCCGAATTGCGCGTTGAAATGCGCCTGCATATCGCAAAACTGCATCAGGAAATGAAAACCACCATGGTGTATGTCACCCACGATCAGGTTGAAGCAATGACGCTTGCCGATAAAATCGTGGTTATGAACTACGGCCAGGTTGAGCAAATGGGCTCACCGATGAGCCTATACTACAACCCGATAAACAAATTCGTCGCCGGCTTTATCGGTTCCCCCAAAATGAACTTGCTGCCGGCGACGGTAACCGCCTGGCAGCCGGGTGAACTCAGCGTCAGCCTGGCGCAAGATCATACCGTCACCCTGGCGATAGATACCACACCGTTAAAAGCCGGTGAGGACATCACGCTGGGGATTCGCCCAGAGCACCTGTCGACGGAAGCCACAACCGGGCCGGGCATGGAGTTCCAGTGTGAAGTGGTGGAACGGCTGGGAAACAACACCTATCTGTTCGGCCAATGCTATGGCCATGACAACGTGAAAGTATTATTGCCCGGTGACGTGCGTTTCCGCCCTTGGCAAAAAATTAACG
- a CDS encoding extracellular solute-binding protein: MKKNILAALILSGLAVGQIMSLPAHAAQQLNVWEDIKKSVGIQDAISDFEKQYNVKVNVQEMPYAQQLEKLRLDGPAGIGPDVLVIPNDQLGGAVVQGLLAPLDVEKTKMDGFTPAAVKAFRMDNTLYGVPKAVETLVLIYNKDLIEHPLSNLQEWYDFSKKQREQDKYGLLAKFDQIYYSWGVIAPMGGYIFGDNGKGGLNPQDVGLNKPGVVEAVTFLKKFYADGVFPAGIIGDNGLNAIDSLFTEKKAAAVINGPWAFQPYEAAGINYGVAPMPNLPDGKPMGSFLGVKGYVVSTWSKDKQLAQRFIEFINQPQYVKARYIATREIPPLTAMMNDPLIKNDEKANAVAVQSTRAAAMPGIPEMGEVWGPANAALELSLTGKQAPKDALDNAEKQINMQIEAMQASNQ, from the coding sequence ATGAAAAAGAACATACTTGCTGCACTTATCCTCTCTGGCCTGGCCGTTGGGCAGATAATGAGTCTGCCGGCGCATGCCGCGCAACAGCTCAATGTCTGGGAAGACATCAAAAAATCCGTCGGCATCCAAGATGCGATTAGCGACTTTGAAAAACAGTACAACGTAAAAGTTAACGTACAAGAGATGCCTTATGCACAACAGTTGGAAAAGCTACGCCTGGATGGCCCGGCAGGGATTGGCCCGGACGTGTTGGTTATCCCTAATGATCAGTTGGGCGGGGCCGTTGTTCAGGGGTTATTGGCGCCGTTGGATGTTGAAAAAACCAAGATGGATGGATTCACGCCGGCAGCGGTGAAGGCGTTCCGTATGGACAATACGTTGTACGGCGTGCCGAAAGCGGTGGAAACGCTGGTGCTGATTTACAACAAAGACCTGATTGAACACCCGCTAAGCAACCTGCAGGAATGGTACGACTTCTCTAAAAAGCAGCGAGAACAGGATAAATACGGTTTGCTGGCCAAGTTTGACCAGATTTATTACAGCTGGGGTGTGATTGCCCCCATGGGCGGCTATATCTTTGGCGACAACGGCAAGGGCGGGCTTAATCCGCAGGATGTGGGGTTAAATAAACCCGGCGTGGTTGAAGCCGTGACTTTCCTGAAGAAATTCTATGCCGATGGCGTCTTCCCTGCCGGGATCATCGGCGATAACGGCCTGAATGCCATTGACTCATTATTTACCGAGAAAAAAGCCGCCGCGGTGATTAACGGCCCCTGGGCATTCCAGCCTTATGAAGCCGCCGGTATTAATTACGGCGTGGCGCCTATGCCCAATTTGCCCGATGGCAAACCGATGGGCTCTTTCCTTGGCGTGAAAGGCTATGTCGTTTCTACCTGGAGCAAAGATAAACAGCTGGCGCAGCGGTTTATCGAGTTTATTAACCAGCCGCAGTATGTGAAAGCCCGCTATATCGCGACGCGCGAAATCCCGCCGCTGACGGCGATGATGAATGATCCGCTGATCAAGAATGATGAAAAGGCCAACGCGGTGGCGGTGCAATCAACGCGCGCGGCCGCGATGCCCGGCATTCCGGAAATGGGGGAGGTCTGGGGGCCGGCCAATGCGGCGCTGGAACTTAGCCTGACCGGTAAGCAGGCGCCGAAAGACGCGCTTGATAACGCAGAAAAACAGATCAATATGCAAATTGAAGCCATGCAGGCCAGCAATCAGTAA
- a CDS encoding carbohydrate ABC transporter permease: protein MIISPSENFAKAHGAGRHAWCGLLLAIVPGFGQFYHRQWLKGGIFLVLLGSFIGIFYDFLREGLWGLYTLGEQVPRDNSIFLLAEGIISVLIIAFGVTIYYLSLRDAWLNGKKRDEGLQLNSVRKQYQMLLSEGFPYLMITPGFILLVFVVIFPILFGFAIAFTNYNLYHTPPAKLVDWVGIKNFINIFTLSIWRSTFLDVLQWTVVWTLLATTFQCSVGVLLAILVNQKDLRFKPLIRTIFILPWAVPGFVTILVFAGMFNDSFGIINNAILAFIGISPKAWMTDPFWTKTALIMMQTWLGFPFVFAMTTGVLQAIPEDLYEAATMDGASSWTKLRTITLPLVLYSIAPIIITQYTFNFNNFNIIYLFNNGGPAVAGSNAGGTDILVSWIYKLTMSSSQYAIAATITILLSVFVVGLALWQFRATKSFKNDDMA, encoded by the coding sequence GTGATTATCAGTCCCAGCGAGAATTTTGCTAAGGCGCATGGCGCGGGGCGCCATGCCTGGTGTGGCCTGTTGTTGGCTATTGTGCCGGGCTTCGGTCAGTTTTATCACCGCCAGTGGTTAAAGGGGGGGATCTTTCTGGTTCTATTGGGCAGTTTTATCGGCATTTTTTATGATTTTCTGCGCGAAGGGTTATGGGGGCTGTATACCTTAGGTGAGCAAGTACCGCGTGATAACTCCATCTTTTTGCTGGCGGAAGGGATCATCAGCGTGCTGATTATTGCCTTTGGCGTCACTATCTATTACCTCTCCCTGCGGGATGCCTGGCTGAACGGGAAAAAACGCGATGAAGGGTTGCAGCTAAACAGCGTGCGTAAGCAATATCAGATGTTGTTAAGCGAAGGTTTCCCGTATCTGATGATTACGCCCGGCTTTATTCTGCTGGTCTTCGTGGTGATATTTCCGATTCTGTTCGGCTTTGCCATTGCCTTCACCAATTATAACCTCTACCACACGCCGCCGGCGAAGCTGGTGGATTGGGTGGGGATTAAAAACTTCATCAATATTTTTACCCTGTCGATTTGGCGCTCCACGTTTCTGGATGTTTTGCAGTGGACGGTCGTCTGGACGTTGCTGGCGACCACCTTTCAGTGCAGCGTCGGGGTGCTGTTGGCGATCCTCGTCAATCAGAAGGATTTACGTTTCAAGCCGTTAATTCGAACCATTTTTATCCTGCCGTGGGCGGTGCCGGGGTTCGTGACGATTCTGGTGTTTGCCGGCATGTTTAATGATTCCTTTGGCATCATTAACAATGCCATTCTGGCGTTTATCGGTATTAGCCCCAAGGCCTGGATGACCGATCCATTCTGGACCAAAACGGCGCTGATCATGATGCAGACCTGGCTTGGCTTCCCGTTTGTTTTCGCCATGACGACCGGTGTGTTGCAGGCGATCCCAGAAGATCTTTATGAGGCGGCGACGATGGACGGCGCCAGCAGTTGGACCAAACTGCGCACCATCACTTTGCCGCTGGTGCTGTACTCGATCGCGCCCATCATCATTACCCAGTACACCTTCAATTTTAACAACTTCAATATCATCTATTTGTTTAACAACGGGGGGCCGGCGGTGGCGGGGTCTAACGCAGGGGGGACCGATATTCTGGTGTCGTGGATCTACAAACTGACCATGTCCTCTTCGCAGTACGCCATTGCGGCAACCATTACCATACTGCTGTCTGTCTTTGTCGTCGGCCTGGCTCTGTGGCAATTCCGCGCCACGAAATCATTTAAAAATGATGACATGGCCTAA
- a CDS encoding sugar ABC transporter permease yields MAKSQSIKREKWVRLSLSWLIIVLVSLIIIYPLVWTVGASLNAGNSLLSTSIIPENLSFQHYADLFNGQVNYVTWYWNSMKISFLTMVLTLISVSFTAYAFSRFRFKGRQNGLMLFLLLQMIPQFSALIAIFVLSQLLGLINSHLALVLIYVAGMIPMNTYLMKGYLDAIPKDLDESARMDGASNFRIFIEIIMPLSKPIVAVVALFSFTGPLGDFILSSTILRTPDKYTLPIGLYNLVAQKMGASYTTYAAGAVLIAIPVAILYLALQKYFVSGLTSGSTKG; encoded by the coding sequence ATGGCTAAATCACAAAGTATTAAACGTGAAAAATGGGTGCGCCTGTCGTTATCGTGGCTGATTATCGTGCTGGTATCGCTCATTATTATTTACCCGTTGGTTTGGACGGTGGGCGCATCGCTGAATGCCGGCAATAGCCTGCTGAGTACCTCTATTATTCCGGAGAATCTTTCTTTCCAGCATTACGCCGATCTTTTTAATGGCCAGGTTAATTACGTGACGTGGTACTGGAACTCGATGAAAATCAGTTTTCTGACCATGGTGCTGACTTTAATTAGCGTCAGCTTTACCGCCTATGCCTTTTCCCGTTTCCGTTTTAAAGGGCGGCAAAACGGCCTGATGCTGTTCCTGTTGCTGCAGATGATCCCGCAGTTTTCGGCATTGATTGCGATTTTCGTGCTGTCACAGCTGCTGGGCCTGATTAATAGCCATCTGGCGCTGGTGTTGATTTATGTCGCCGGGATGATCCCGATGAACACTTATCTGATGAAGGGCTACCTGGACGCGATCCCCAAAGATCTGGATGAGTCGGCGCGCATGGACGGCGCCAGCAACTTCCGCATCTTTATTGAGATCATCATGCCGTTGTCGAAGCCTATCGTGGCGGTCGTCGCGCTGTTTTCCTTCACCGGCCCGCTGGGGGATTTCATTCTCTCCAGTACCATCTTGCGCACCCCAGATAAATACACCTTGCCGATCGGGCTTTATAACCTGGTGGCGCAAAAAATGGGCGCCAGTTACACCACCTACGCCGCAGGCGCCGTGTTGATCGCGATTCCGGTGGCGATCCTCTATCTGGCGCTACAGAAATACTTTGTTTCCGGCCTCACCTCCGGCAGTACAAAAGGATAA